A single genomic interval of Candidatus Omnitrophota bacterium harbors:
- the budA gene encoding acetolactate decarboxylase codes for MKLSKLTSLSIVLLVIAGLIISGQQIKDRDTLYQVSVLDALMKGDYDGKVTLNEIRRHGDFGIGTFDRLDGEAIELDGIFYQVRSDGTVRRPSGDIRSPFSMVKFFGADIEFSVPRESDYLSLQKFIDSRLPTRNIPYAIKVEGRFSYIKTRSVPAQNKPYSPLSEVVKNQSVFEFTDIAGTLVGFRIPDYMKGVNMPGYHLHFISRDKTKGGHVLACVIDSAKANVDDIDRFIMSCP; via the coding sequence ATGAAACTATCCAAACTCACAAGCCTCTCCATTGTTCTCCTCGTCATCGCCGGGCTGATCATATCCGGCCAGCAGATCAAAGACAGGGATACCCTGTATCAGGTCTCCGTTTTGGATGCTCTCATGAAAGGTGATTACGACGGTAAAGTGACCTTGAATGAAATACGCAGGCACGGTGATTTTGGCATCGGCACCTTTGACCGGCTCGACGGTGAAGCGATAGAATTAGACGGGATATTCTATCAGGTCAGATCGGATGGAACGGTCCGGCGCCCTTCAGGTGATATAAGATCCCCTTTCTCCATGGTTAAATTTTTTGGCGCTGATATAGAATTTTCTGTTCCCAGGGAATCCGATTACCTTTCGTTGCAGAAGTTTATAGACAGCCGCCTGCCGACCAGGAATATTCCTTATGCGATCAAGGTTGAGGGTAGATTCAGTTATATTAAAACCAGGAGCGTTCCCGCGCAGAATAAGCCTTATTCTCCACTGTCCGAAGTTGTTAAAAATCAGAGCGTTTTCGAGTTTACTGATATAGCAGGCACCCTGGTAGGTTTCAGGATTCCGGATTATATGAAAGGTGTTAATATGCCTGGATATCATTTACATTTCATAAGCCGTGATAAAACAAAAGGCGGCCATGTCTTGGCATGCGTGATAGATAGCGCCAAAGCGAATGTCGATGATATCGATCGTTTCATAATGAGCTGCCCATAA